The Halomonas sp. 7T genome contains a region encoding:
- the cheZ gene encoding protein phosphatase CheZ has translation MSTTKNAHDSTMPSVLGKHDSADDMIHRIGYVTRLLRDSMKELGLDQQISQAAQAIPDANDRLSYVAAMTEQAAERALNAVERAQPLQDDLESAGDALNQRWQKAAAALAKVEGDATLIEDTQHYLSQTLPDATGATQKELLEIMMAQDFQDLTGQVIKKMMEVIKLIEEQLVQVLVDNVPNVADGVKAEDNRDEHAKLRNGPQVNQNKTDVVAGQDQVDDLLDELGF, from the coding sequence ATGAGCACGACTAAAAATGCCCACGACTCGACCATGCCGTCGGTGTTGGGTAAGCACGACAGTGCTGATGACATGATTCACCGCATCGGTTATGTAACACGTCTACTGCGTGACAGCATGAAAGAGCTGGGGTTGGATCAGCAGATCTCCCAAGCAGCGCAGGCAATTCCAGATGCTAATGATCGCCTTAGTTACGTGGCGGCGATGACGGAACAGGCTGCCGAGCGCGCCTTAAACGCGGTGGAACGCGCCCAGCCACTACAAGATGACCTGGAGAGTGCGGGCGATGCGCTCAACCAGCGTTGGCAGAAAGCCGCTGCTGCCTTGGCCAAAGTGGAAGGTGATGCGACGCTGATTGAAGATACCCAGCACTATCTAAGCCAGACGCTGCCGGATGCCACCGGTGCAACGCAAAAAGAGCTGCTGGAAATCATGATGGCGCAAGACTTCCAAGACCTCACTGGCCAAGTGATTAAAAAGATGATGGAAGTCATTAAGCTAATCGAAGAGCAGCTGGTGCAGGTGTTGGTGGATAATGTCCCTAATGTGGCCGATGGCGTTAAGGCTGAAGACAACCGCGACGAGCATGCCAAATTGAGAAATGGCCCGCAGGTCAATCAAAACAAGACCGATGTCGTCGCGGGGCAAGACCAGGTTGATGACCTTCTGGATGAGCTAGGCTTTTAA
- a CDS encoding glutathione S-transferase family protein encodes MITNYSFPNSRSVRVTWTLEELGLAYRCQHVALDKGEGQTAEHLARHPDGKVPVIEDGELTLFESASICRYLAEQYGDGNLLPNSAAERAQVDQWLSFIITEIEQPLWLQAKHKFALPQERRVPAVLPTAAWEFQRALHALERRYDGQETLVGDTFTLADLFLTHTLSWAASMKHRLPEPLVAYHARHAARPAMARAIEKEQAAKEESKH; translated from the coding sequence ATGATAACCAACTACAGCTTTCCGAACTCTCGCTCGGTGCGGGTTACCTGGACACTTGAAGAGCTTGGCCTGGCATACCGTTGCCAGCATGTCGCATTGGATAAAGGCGAGGGTCAAACCGCTGAGCACTTAGCCCGCCACCCCGACGGCAAGGTGCCCGTGATTGAAGATGGTGAGCTAACGCTGTTCGAGTCGGCGTCTATCTGCCGATACCTCGCAGAACAGTATGGAGACGGCAACCTGCTGCCAAACAGCGCTGCCGAGCGGGCACAGGTCGATCAATGGCTGAGCTTTATCATTACCGAAATTGAGCAACCGCTGTGGCTCCAGGCCAAGCATAAGTTTGCGCTGCCTCAGGAACGGCGCGTACCGGCCGTTTTACCCACCGCCGCGTGGGAGTTCCAGCGCGCGCTGCATGCACTTGAGCGCCGCTATGATGGCCAAGAAACCCTTGTCGGCGATACGTTTACCCTAGCGGATCTATTTCTTACCCACACGCTGAGCTGGGCAGCTAGCATGAAACACCGGTTACCCGAGCCATTAGTGGCTTACCATGCTCGCCATGCGGCACGCCCGGCGATGGCTCGTGCCATAGAAAAAGAGCAGGCAGCAAAAGAAGAGAGTAAACATTAG
- the djlA gene encoding co-chaperone DjlA → MLFLIILFGLIGLAIGGSWGLLVGGVLGWWLGRRIKRRLNIARMQIQEGFLESIFSVMGCLCQADGKVTDGELGVAEKLFDQMHLQGEQRTRARAAFERGRADGFNLDAELAKVNRLTQRQPILRQVFLQVQLTAIAADGVLHSAEHEMILRVARGVGCSEAEVQQIEAMLHGAAANSQGSSEEALKDAYQVLGVSEDASDAEIKKAYRRLMSQNHPDKLAGKGLPDSMREVAQARTSEIGNAYERIRSARGQ, encoded by the coding sequence ATGCTATTTCTGATTATTCTGTTTGGCCTGATTGGCCTCGCCATCGGCGGCTCCTGGGGACTGCTAGTGGGGGGTGTTTTGGGCTGGTGGCTGGGACGACGCATCAAACGCCGGTTAAACATCGCGCGAATGCAAATCCAAGAGGGCTTTTTGGAATCCATTTTTTCGGTGATGGGTTGCCTATGCCAAGCTGATGGCAAGGTCACCGATGGCGAGCTGGGCGTGGCCGAAAAGCTATTTGACCAGATGCACCTGCAAGGCGAGCAGCGCACGAGAGCGCGCGCTGCGTTTGAGCGCGGTCGCGCCGACGGTTTCAATCTGGATGCCGAGCTTGCCAAGGTGAATCGCCTTACCCAGCGACAGCCAATTCTGCGTCAGGTTTTTTTGCAGGTGCAGCTTACCGCCATTGCGGCTGATGGCGTGCTCCACTCCGCAGAGCACGAAATGATTCTACGCGTCGCCCGCGGCGTTGGCTGCAGCGAGGCTGAAGTCCAGCAGATTGAAGCGATGCTGCACGGCGCTGCCGCCAATTCGCAGGGCTCCAGTGAAGAGGCGCTAAAAGATGCGTATCAAGTATTAGGGGTCAGTGAAGACGCCAGCGATGCGGAGATCAAAAAAGCTTACCGCCGCCTAATGAGCCAAAACCACCCTGATAAGCTGGCAGGCAAAGGCCTGCCCGACAGCATGCGAGAAGTGGCGCAAGCGCGCACCAGCGAGATTGGCAATGCCTACGAGCGTATTCGTAGCGCCCGAGGCCAGTAG
- the dxs gene encoding 1-deoxy-D-xylulose-5-phosphate synthase, with protein sequence MKLFDEIPRERPTTPLLDSFEHPAALRAMNSQQLAQLADELRAYLLYSVGVSGGHFGAGLGVVELSVALHHAFHTPKDRLVWDVGHQAYPHKILTGRRDAMLSIRQHGGLAAFPRRAESEYDTFGVGHSSTSISAALGMALAAQTKGDPRRVCAIIGDGALTAGMAFEALAHAGHVNANLLVVLNDNEMSISENVGGIATYLARVLSSKPYLKMREESKKVLSHLPGALELARRTEEHMKGMVSPATLFEEMGFNYVGPIDGHDLEALTSTLHNLRNEDGPQFLHIKTVKGKGFLPAEADQIGYHAITKLEKPSDAAKTAPVKKPAASKSSPKKYCNVFGDWLCDMAAADSRLIGITPAMREGSDLIRFSQTYPERYFDVAIAEQHAVTLAAGMACEGMKPVVAIYSTFLQRGYDQLIHDVAVQELDVTFAIDRAGLVGEDGPTHHGSMDLSFLRCVPGMVILAPADEAECRAMLSAAYHHPGPAAVRYPRGTGPGTVIPEHLEPLTIGEAEVRRHSTSDGVRIALLAFGSVNSAAAEVADKLNATYINMRSIKPLDREAVLHAADEHELLVTLEENVVTGGAGSAVNELLHAEGVQVEVLNLGLPDAFVEHGTPAELLRDCGLDAAGIENAIRARLP encoded by the coding sequence ATGAAGCTGTTCGACGAGATACCCCGCGAGCGCCCGACGACGCCGCTGCTCGACTCCTTTGAGCACCCTGCCGCCCTGCGCGCCATGAATAGTCAGCAGCTTGCTCAGCTGGCAGACGAGCTGCGCGCCTACCTGCTGTATAGCGTGGGCGTCTCTGGCGGCCATTTTGGCGCAGGCCTTGGCGTAGTGGAGCTTAGCGTAGCGCTACATCACGCGTTCCATACCCCTAAAGACCGCCTAGTATGGGACGTAGGCCACCAGGCTTATCCCCATAAGATTCTCACTGGCCGCCGCGACGCAATGCTCAGCATTCGCCAGCACGGCGGCCTGGCTGCCTTTCCTCGCCGGGCAGAGTCTGAATACGACACCTTCGGCGTTGGCCACTCCAGTACATCAATTTCGGCAGCACTCGGCATGGCGCTGGCGGCCCAAACGAAAGGCGACCCGCGCCGGGTGTGCGCCATTATTGGCGACGGCGCGCTCACCGCAGGCATGGCGTTTGAAGCTCTGGCCCATGCCGGCCACGTTAATGCCAACCTGCTGGTAGTGCTTAACGATAACGAGATGTCGATCTCTGAAAACGTCGGCGGCATTGCGACGTACCTAGCGCGCGTCCTATCCAGCAAGCCCTATCTGAAAATGCGCGAAGAGAGCAAAAAGGTGCTCTCCCACCTGCCCGGCGCCCTTGAACTTGCCCGACGCACCGAAGAGCACATGAAAGGCATGGTTAGCCCTGCCACACTGTTTGAAGAGATGGGCTTTAACTACGTAGGCCCGATCGACGGCCATGATCTGGAAGCGTTGACCAGCACGCTGCACAACCTACGCAATGAAGATGGGCCGCAGTTCCTGCATATCAAAACGGTGAAAGGCAAAGGCTTTTTACCCGCCGAAGCCGATCAAATTGGTTACCACGCCATCACCAAGCTGGAAAAACCCAGCGACGCCGCTAAAACAGCCCCAGTGAAGAAACCCGCCGCGTCAAAAAGCAGTCCAAAAAAGTATTGCAACGTGTTTGGCGACTGGCTGTGTGACATGGCCGCCGCTGATTCTCGGCTGATAGGCATTACCCCCGCCATGCGCGAGGGCTCTGATTTAATTCGCTTCTCCCAGACCTACCCTGAACGCTACTTTGATGTTGCTATTGCTGAGCAGCACGCTGTCACCCTAGCGGCCGGCATGGCCTGCGAAGGGATGAAGCCCGTCGTCGCCATCTACTCCACCTTTTTACAGCGTGGCTACGACCAGTTGATTCACGATGTAGCCGTACAGGAGCTAGACGTCACCTTCGCCATCGACCGTGCGGGCCTGGTAGGCGAAGACGGCCCCACCCATCATGGCAGTATGGATCTCTCATTTTTACGCTGTGTACCGGGCATGGTGATTCTGGCGCCTGCTGATGAAGCCGAGTGTCGCGCTATGCTTAGCGCTGCCTACCATCACCCTGGCCCTGCGGCGGTACGCTACCCTCGCGGCACCGGCCCCGGCACGGTCATCCCTGAGCATCTTGAGCCGCTCACGATCGGCGAAGCCGAAGTACGCCGCCACTCGACAAGTGACGGTGTCCGCATTGCGCTATTGGCGTTTGGTAGCGTCAACAGTGCCGCCGCCGAAGTGGCTGATAAGCTCAACGCGACTTACATTAATATGCGCTCGATTAAGCCGCTGGACCGAGAGGCTGTACTACATGCGGCCGATGAGCACGAACTGCTCGTCACCCTGGAAGAGAACGTGGTGACTGGCGGCGCAGGCAGTGCGGTCAATGAACTCCTGCACGCCGAGGGCGTTCAAGTGGAGGTGCTGAACTTAGGCCTGCCGGACGCCTTTGTTGAACACGGCACCCCTGCCGAGCTGTTACGCGATTGTGGGCTGGATGCTGCGGGCATCGAGAACGCGATCCGTGCCCGCCTGCCGTAA
- the ispA gene encoding (2E,6E)-farnesyl diphosphate synthase, with the protein MVTANAARLTTLRQTSNARVDATLSGLFDTQPAVEPRLEAAMRHGLLVGGKRLRPLLVYLAGQALGADDEALDAPAAAIELIHAYSLIHDDLPAMDDDDLRRGQPTVHKAFDEATAILAGDALQALAFEVLARQPHPRLGSMVTTLAVASGREGMVAGQALDLAAVGGHPDVDALAHMHRHKTGALIVAAVRLGGLVAVDEHDARLSALIRYARAIGLAFQIHDDVLDVTGDTATLGKISGADAARAKPTYPSLLGLEGAQRKAQALIDEAISALAPLGERAAPLADLAHYMIERDH; encoded by the coding sequence ATGGTAACCGCCAACGCAGCACGGCTAACCACCCTGCGCCAAACCAGCAACGCCCGGGTAGATGCAACGCTTTCTGGCTTATTTGACACCCAACCGGCGGTTGAGCCACGCCTAGAAGCCGCCATGCGCCACGGCCTGCTGGTAGGTGGTAAACGTCTGCGCCCACTGCTGGTGTATCTCGCTGGGCAGGCCCTGGGCGCTGATGATGAGGCCCTGGACGCCCCGGCGGCGGCTATTGAGCTAATTCACGCTTACTCGCTGATCCATGACGATTTACCCGCCATGGATGACGACGACCTGCGCCGCGGCCAACCGACTGTCCATAAAGCCTTCGATGAAGCCACCGCCATTCTAGCCGGTGATGCGCTCCAGGCGCTCGCCTTTGAAGTGCTTGCTCGCCAACCCCATCCCCGGCTTGGCAGTATGGTCACTACGCTGGCGGTGGCTTCGGGGCGAGAAGGCATGGTGGCAGGACAAGCGCTAGATTTAGCCGCCGTTGGCGGTCACCCCGATGTCGACGCGCTAGCGCATATGCACCGCCATAAAACCGGCGCGCTGATTGTTGCCGCCGTGCGCCTCGGCGGGCTAGTTGCCGTGGACGAACACGATGCCCGTTTAAGTGCTCTCATTCGCTACGCCCGCGCCATTGGTCTAGCCTTCCAGATTCACGATGATGTACTGGACGTGACAGGCGACACCGCCACGCTGGGCAAAATATCGGGCGCTGATGCCGCTCGCGCCAAGCCCACTTACCCTAGCCTACTAGGGCTGGAAGGCGCGCAGCGCAAAGCACAAGCGCTGATTGATGAGGCGATTTCCGCCCTCGCCCCACTGGGTGAGCGTGCCGCACCGCTGGCCGACCTAGCGCACTATATGATCGAGCGCGACCACTAA
- the xseB gene encoding exodeoxyribonuclease VII small subunit, giving the protein MSEQTPPTQDFAATVTQLERLVERLESGELSLEDALTAFEQGVRLTRDAQQRLDSAELTVRALSEDRDGRLAVAPFAATPADTAHTDGDDREETPPW; this is encoded by the coding sequence ATGAGCGAACAGACACCACCCACACAAGATTTTGCCGCAACGGTCACGCAGTTAGAGCGCCTTGTGGAACGCCTGGAGTCCGGCGAACTCTCATTGGAAGATGCGCTAACAGCGTTTGAGCAAGGCGTTCGGCTAACCCGTGATGCCCAACAGCGGCTCGATAGCGCGGAGCTAACGGTGCGCGCTTTAAGTGAAGACCGCGATGGCCGTTTAGCGGTTGCCCCCTTTGCTGCCACCCCTGCTGACACGGCCCACACCGATGGGGACGACCGCGAGGAGACGCCACCATGGTAA
- the serA gene encoding phosphoglycerate dehydrogenase translates to MAKTSLDKSKIKILLLEGVHQSAVDNFHNAGYENIEHLPTSLDEEALIEKIRDVHFIGIRSRTQLTERVFEAAEKLVSVGCFCIGTNQVDLDAALKRGIAVFNAPYSNTRSVAELVLAESIMLLRGIPEKNARAHQGGWLKSAKNSHEARGKTLGIVGYGSIGAQLSVLAESLGFNVIYYDVITKLGMGNASQVPSLEQLLERSDVVSLHVPDLPSTRWMMGEKEIAAMKDGAILINAARGSVVEIEPLAAAIKAGKLNGAAIDVFPVEPKGNDEEFQSPLRGLENVILTPHIGGSTLEAQENIGIEVAEKLITYSDNGTTVTSVNFPEVALPAHPDKHRLLHIHDNVPGVLSQINRVLSENGINISGQYLQTNDKVGYVVIDVDKAYGPKALEALREVEHTLKIRALYSAHNS, encoded by the coding sequence ATGGCCAAAACGTCCCTGGACAAGAGCAAGATCAAGATCCTGCTGCTCGAGGGCGTCCACCAAAGCGCGGTGGACAATTTTCACAACGCAGGCTACGAGAACATCGAGCATCTGCCTACCTCGCTAGATGAAGAGGCGCTGATCGAGAAGATCCGCGACGTTCACTTCATCGGCATTCGCTCTCGTACTCAGTTAACCGAGCGCGTGTTTGAGGCAGCAGAGAAGCTGGTGAGCGTTGGCTGTTTCTGTATCGGTACCAACCAAGTTGACCTGGACGCAGCGCTTAAGCGCGGTATCGCCGTCTTTAATGCGCCTTACTCCAACACCCGTTCGGTGGCCGAGCTGGTGCTGGCAGAGTCGATTATGCTGCTGCGCGGTATTCCTGAGAAAAACGCCCGCGCCCATCAGGGTGGCTGGCTGAAATCCGCCAAAAACTCCCATGAAGCGCGGGGCAAAACCCTGGGTATCGTGGGCTATGGCAGTATCGGTGCTCAGCTGTCCGTGCTTGCGGAGTCACTGGGCTTTAATGTGATTTACTACGATGTCATCACCAAGCTGGGCATGGGTAACGCAAGCCAAGTACCCAGCCTTGAGCAGCTGCTTGAGCGTTCAGACGTGGTCAGTCTGCATGTACCCGACCTGCCCTCGACCCGCTGGATGATGGGCGAAAAAGAGATTGCGGCCATGAAAGATGGCGCGATCTTAATTAATGCGGCCCGTGGCAGCGTGGTGGAAATTGAGCCGCTTGCGGCAGCGATCAAGGCCGGCAAGCTCAACGGCGCCGCCATCGATGTTTTCCCGGTGGAGCCAAAAGGCAACGATGAAGAGTTCCAAAGCCCGCTGCGCGGCTTGGAAAACGTCATTCTGACGCCGCATATTGGTGGTTCCACCCTGGAAGCTCAGGAGAACATCGGTATTGAAGTGGCGGAGAAGCTGATCACGTATTCTGATAACGGCACCACGGTAACGTCGGTCAACTTCCCTGAAGTGGCGCTGCCCGCGCACCCGGACAAGCACCGTTTGCTGCATATTCACGATAACGTGCCGGGCGTACTTTCCCAGATCAACCGTGTGCTGTCTGAAAACGGCATCAACATCTCGGGTCAGTATCTGCAAACCAACGACAAGGTTGGCTACGTGGTGATCGATGTGGACAAGGCGTATGGCCCGAAGGCGCTTGAAGCCTTAAGAGAAGTCGAGCACACGCTGAAAATCCGTGCGCTCTACTCGGCGCACAATAGCTAA
- a CDS encoding pirin family protein, which produces MQIRRSHERGYADHGWLRSFHTFSFANYMDPNHMGFRALRVINEDRVTPGNGFGAHPHRDMEILSYVLEGEMEHRDNMGNGEVMRPGDVQRMSAGNGVLHSEFNHSQQHGLHFLQIWIQPAKRGITPSYEQKHFPAAERQSQWRLVVSQAGGEGSVSINQDVNLYASLLSPGDQVAPPATRYAWLHVVKGAVEVNGETLSTGDAAAFTPEEDITLTCKEAGEVLLFDLA; this is translated from the coding sequence ATGCAGATTCGTCGTTCTCATGAGCGTGGCTACGCCGACCACGGCTGGCTACGCTCTTTCCACACCTTCTCATTCGCCAATTATATGGACCCCAACCACATGGGATTTCGTGCGCTGAGGGTTATAAACGAAGACCGGGTAACGCCTGGTAACGGTTTTGGCGCCCACCCCCATCGCGATATGGAAATTCTCTCCTATGTGCTGGAGGGAGAGATGGAGCATCGCGACAATATGGGCAATGGCGAGGTCATGCGCCCAGGCGACGTGCAACGCATGTCCGCCGGCAACGGCGTGCTGCACAGCGAATTCAACCACTCCCAACAACATGGGCTGCACTTTCTGCAGATTTGGATTCAACCTGCCAAACGCGGCATTACGCCCAGCTATGAGCAGAAACACTTTCCCGCTGCTGAGCGTCAGAGCCAGTGGCGCTTAGTGGTTTCCCAGGCGGGAGGCGAGGGGTCGGTGAGCATTAATCAGGACGTTAACCTCTACGCGAGCTTACTTAGCCCTGGGGATCAGGTGGCGCCACCCGCTACCCGTTACGCATGGCTACACGTGGTAAAAGGCGCGGTGGAGGTTAACGGCGAAACGCTGAGCACCGGCGATGCGGCAGCGTTCACCCCCGAAGAGGACATAACACTGACCTGTAAAGAGGCGGGCGAAGTGCTACTGTTTGACCTTGCGTGA
- a CDS encoding rhodanese-related sulfurtransferase: protein MTVSSSVSTPVSSPVPPIVVAALYKFVTLNDFEALREPLRQTMLDNGVKGTLLLAKEGINGTVAGSREGVDALLAWLTADPRLSDIDHKESFCDEMPFYRTKVKLKKEIVTLGVPDVDPNDTVGTYVEPENWNDVIADPEVLVIDTRNDYEVAIGSFEGAVDPKTTTFREFPEYVREHYNPEQHKKVAMFCTGGIRCEKASSFMLKEGFEEVYHLKGGVLNYLEKVPEEQSLWRGECFVFDNRVTVRHDLSEGEHEQCHACRMPISQEDMQSSAYEPGISCPHCIDSLPEKTRAAARERQRQIELAKARGEPHPLGYNHRKDGRKLAGKSERSDVTEHV, encoded by the coding sequence ATGACGGTCTCATCCTCTGTTTCCACCCCTGTCTCAAGCCCCGTGCCGCCCATCGTGGTGGCGGCGCTGTATAAATTTGTCACCCTGAACGATTTTGAAGCGCTGCGCGAGCCGCTGCGCCAAACCATGCTCGACAACGGCGTAAAAGGCACGTTGCTGCTCGCCAAAGAGGGCATTAACGGCACTGTTGCTGGCTCTCGCGAGGGTGTCGACGCCCTGCTGGCCTGGCTGACCGCCGACCCGCGCTTAAGCGATATTGACCATAAAGAGTCGTTCTGCGACGAGATGCCGTTCTACCGTACTAAAGTAAAGTTAAAAAAAGAGATCGTCACCTTAGGGGTGCCCGATGTTGACCCTAACGACACGGTAGGCACCTACGTTGAACCCGAAAACTGGAACGATGTGATCGCTGACCCAGAGGTGCTGGTCATTGATACGCGTAACGACTACGAAGTGGCGATTGGCAGCTTTGAGGGCGCGGTTGACCCCAAAACGACCACGTTCCGCGAATTTCCTGAGTACGTGCGCGAGCACTACAACCCGGAGCAGCACAAGAAAGTTGCCATGTTCTGCACCGGCGGCATCCGCTGCGAAAAAGCCTCTAGCTTTATGCTGAAAGAGGGCTTTGAAGAGGTGTATCACCTCAAAGGCGGTGTGCTGAACTACCTGGAAAAAGTGCCGGAAGAGCAGTCCTTGTGGCGCGGCGAGTGCTTTGTGTTTGATAACCGAGTGACGGTGCGCCACGACCTTAGCGAAGGCGAACACGAACAGTGCCATGCCTGCCGGATGCCGATCTCCCAGGAAGACATGCAGTCGTCGGCCTATGAGCCGGGCATTAGCTGCCCCCACTGCATCGACTCGCTGCCCGAGAAAACCCGCGCTGCAGCCCGAGAGCGTCAGCGCCAAATCGAATTAGCCAAAGCCCGCGGCGAACCGCACCCGCTGGGGTATAACCATCGTAAGGACGGTCGCAAGCTTGCAGGTAAGAGCGAACGCAGCGACGTGACCGAACACGTATAA
- a CDS encoding enoyl-CoA hydratase: MSTSHTVAQATEDLLHRTDHQGVITLTLNQPERFNALSEAMLEALQTALEEIAQDEQVRCVVLAASGKAFCAGHDLKQMRANPDKAYYQVLFARCGAVMQAIVNLPVPVIAKVQGIATAAGCQLVASCDLAVAASSARFAVSGINVGLFCSTPAVALSRNVSQKRAMEMLLTGEFISAAQAAEWGLINRVAEDDALDSAVDALTASICAKSAVAVRTGKAMFARQLTMPLDEAYAFAGETMACNMLADDVSEGIDAFIAKRPPQWRHR; encoded by the coding sequence ATGTCGACCTCTCACACGGTAGCGCAGGCGACTGAAGACCTGCTACATCGCACAGACCACCAGGGTGTGATCACCTTAACGCTGAACCAGCCTGAGCGCTTTAATGCGCTCTCCGAGGCGATGCTAGAAGCGCTGCAAACGGCGCTAGAGGAGATTGCCCAGGATGAGCAGGTACGCTGCGTGGTGTTAGCCGCAAGCGGTAAAGCTTTTTGTGCGGGTCACGATTTAAAGCAGATGCGCGCCAACCCGGATAAAGCCTACTACCAAGTGCTGTTTGCCCGCTGTGGCGCGGTGATGCAAGCCATTGTTAATTTGCCCGTACCGGTGATTGCTAAAGTGCAGGGTATTGCAACGGCGGCGGGCTGTCAGCTGGTGGCCAGCTGTGATTTAGCGGTGGCGGCCAGCAGCGCGCGGTTTGCGGTGTCGGGCATTAACGTGGGGTTGTTTTGCTCCACGCCCGCCGTGGCGCTCTCGCGCAATGTTTCTCAAAAGCGGGCGATGGAAATGCTGCTGACTGGGGAGTTTATTAGCGCTGCCCAAGCAGCGGAGTGGGGGTTAATCAACCGCGTTGCGGAAGACGATGCCTTGGACAGCGCGGTGGATGCACTGACCGCCAGTATCTGTGCTAAAAGCGCGGTGGCGGTGCGCACCGGTAAAGCGATGTTTGCCCGTCAGCTAACGATGCCACTGGATGAAGCCTACGCCTTTGCAGGCGAAACCATGGCCTGCAATATGCTGGCAGACGATGTTAGTGAAGGCATTGATGCCTTTATTGCCAAGCGGCCACCCCAGTGGCGTCATCGGTAA
- a CDS encoding IclR family transcriptional regulator C-terminal domain-containing protein: protein MSEVKRRSVGRPAGATKASGGHSQSLVRGLTLLEYLSASPLGLALSELADMADLAPSTTHRLLQALQSQGFVTQESDQGLWRIDVKTFRIGNSFLEARDVVAKSRPFLRRLTAETGETANLGIRDGATAVFLAQHESPQMMRMITRLGSRAPLHASGVGKALLAWMSEEERSELLKGYELHRVTENTLYQADSLLTEMAAIRAQGFACDREEHAIGLHCVAACIYDEHATPLAAISVSGPVARIPEERLLALGALVRKIADEITLQLGGHVPRS from the coding sequence GTGAGTGAAGTCAAGCGCAGGTCAGTCGGACGCCCGGCGGGAGCCACCAAAGCAAGCGGCGGGCACAGCCAATCGTTGGTACGAGGCCTCACGCTGCTTGAGTATCTATCCGCTAGCCCGCTCGGGTTAGCTCTTTCAGAGCTGGCGGACATGGCCGATCTTGCGCCGTCGACTACTCACCGTTTGCTCCAGGCGCTGCAGAGCCAAGGCTTTGTCACCCAGGAGAGTGACCAAGGGCTATGGCGCATTGATGTGAAAACCTTTCGCATCGGCAACAGCTTCTTGGAAGCGCGGGATGTCGTCGCCAAAAGCCGCCCCTTTTTACGCCGCTTAACCGCAGAAACCGGCGAAACCGCCAACCTGGGCATTCGCGATGGCGCAACGGCGGTGTTTCTTGCCCAGCATGAGTCACCGCAGATGATGCGCATGATTACGCGCTTGGGCTCACGCGCGCCACTGCATGCCTCAGGTGTGGGTAAAGCGCTGCTCGCCTGGATGAGTGAGGAAGAGCGCAGCGAGCTGCTTAAAGGCTACGAGCTTCATCGCGTCACTGAAAACACGCTCTACCAGGCGGATAGCTTACTCACCGAAATGGCCGCCATTCGTGCCCAAGGGTTTGCCTGCGACCGGGAAGAGCACGCCATTGGCCTGCACTGTGTGGCGGCCTGCATTTATGACGAGCATGCTACGCCACTGGCCGCTATTTCGGTGTCAGGCCCCGTGGCACGGATTCCTGAGGAGCGCCTGTTAGCGCTGGGCGCGCTGGTGCGCAAAATTGCCGATGAAATTACCCTTCAGCTCGGCGGCCATGTGCCCCGCAGTTAA